One region of Gossypium raimondii isolate GPD5lz chromosome 6, ASM2569854v1, whole genome shotgun sequence genomic DNA includes:
- the LOC105772669 gene encoding uncharacterized protein LOC105772669 isoform X1, producing MHVHLRKFTSNSNLVLRVTILTDKFGQPKGFSYVESVEVDAVQSALLLNESELHGHQMQPINWSKLVFRIACITPGLQTVKPGTFDSAGTTKLQDAGKAGLVTIQGKNSTVLGTAHICAYLFITLFPDQAEKLLQMSLAR from the exons ATGCACGTACACCTGAGGAAGTTCACCAGCAATTCCAATCTTGTGCTCAGGGTAACAATTTTGACAGACAAGTTTGGTCAACCTAAAGGATTTTCCTATGTTGAATCGGTTGAAGTTGATGCTGTTCAAAGTGCTCTACTGTTAAATGAATCAGAATTGCATGGTCATCAGATGCAG CCAATAAATTGGAGCAAGCTGGTTTTCAGAATAGCATGTATAACACCAGGGCTTCAAACTGTAAAACCAG GTACGTTTGATTCTGCAGGTACAACTAAGTTGCAAGATGCTGGCAAAGCTGGTTTGGTCACAATTCAAGGCAAGAATTCAACCGTGCTTGGAACTGCACACATTT GCGCGTATCTGTTTATAACTTTGTTCCCAGATCAAGCGGAGAAGCTGCTTCAGATGAGTCTTGCAAGGTAG
- the LOC105772669 gene encoding polyadenylate-binding protein 3-like isoform X2, giving the protein MHVHLRKFTSNSNLVLRVTILTDKFGQPKGFSYVESVEVDAVQSALLLNESELHGHQMQPINWSKLVFRIACITPGLQTVKPGTFDSAGTTKLQDAGKAGLVTIQGAYLFITLFPDQAEKLLQMSLAR; this is encoded by the exons ATGCACGTACACCTGAGGAAGTTCACCAGCAATTCCAATCTTGTGCTCAGGGTAACAATTTTGACAGACAAGTTTGGTCAACCTAAAGGATTTTCCTATGTTGAATCGGTTGAAGTTGATGCTGTTCAAAGTGCTCTACTGTTAAATGAATCAGAATTGCATGGTCATCAGATGCAG CCAATAAATTGGAGCAAGCTGGTTTTCAGAATAGCATGTATAACACCAGGGCTTCAAACTGTAAAACCAG GTACGTTTGATTCTGCAGGTACAACTAAGTTGCAAGATGCTGGCAAAGCTGGTTTGGTCACAATTCAAG GCGCGTATCTGTTTATAACTTTGTTCCCAGATCAAGCGGAGAAGCTGCTTCAGATGAGTCTTGCAAGGTAG
- the LOC128041774 gene encoding uncharacterized protein LOC128041774, which yields MQCVQAILLLLPLCTNTGCPSFIIHKKCLDELPTEIDHPTHRLHPLILNRSDSDYLCNLCQKQHSGPFYSCSLCHFNINVKCAWPRSTVEDKSCHQHLFSLLWRQGSFICDACGTEGNYISCICLKCCIEVHKKCTSLPHIIKFSRHDHCIFHKHFLQTRELTRQDCKICFSEVKLDRGSYSCRKPGCNYVVYVNCVLEDYTLYEVIEDEKQFEELEEKSIQSSIIRVIEVNEAGEATKIQHFSHQHCLVLADKMEEEIDRKCEGCMLPISNIFYCCSECPFFFIKPVLNCQESSNIGFIKAMPPSSISTDTNGVTFAVEFVLVCYTTLEDTGTCA from the exons ATGCAATGTGTGCAAGCAATCCT TTTGCTGTTGCCTCTTTGCACCAACACTGGCTGTCCATCATTCATCATTCACAAGAAATGCCTTGATGAGTTACCCACTGAAATTGATCACCCTACACATCGCTTACACCCTCTTATTCTTAACCGTAGTGATAGTGATTACTTGTGCAACCTATGCCAAAAGCAACATTCTGGACCTTTTTACAGTTGTTCTCTTTGCCATTTTAACATCAATGTTAAATGTGCTTGGCCGAGGTCTACTGTTGAAGATAAAAGCTGCCATCAGCACCTATTCTCCTTACTTTGGAGACAAGGTTCATTCATTTGTGATGCATGTGGCACTGAGGGAAATTATATTTCttgtatatgtttgaaatgttgcaTCGAAGTCCACAAGAAATGCACTTCACTCCCTcacattatcaaattttctCGACATGATCACTGCATTTTTCACAAACATTTTCTTCAAACACGAGAGCTTACAAGGCAAGATTGCAAGATTTGTTTTAGTGAAGTAAAACTAGATCGTGGGAGTTACTCTTGTAGGAAGCCAGGTTGCAATTACGTTGTCTATGTGAATTGTGTCTTAGAGGATTATACGTTGTACGAGGTAATTGAGGACGAAAAGCAATTTGAGgagcttgaagaaaaatctaTACAGTCTTCCATCATTCGTGTTATTGAGGTGAATGAAGCTGGGGAAGCTACAAAGATTCAACATTTCAGTCATCAACATTGCTTGGTGTTAGCAGACAAGATGGAGGaagaaattgatagaaaatgtGAAGGGTGCATGCTACCTATctcaaatattttctattgttgtTCAGAATGCCCCTTTTTCTTCATAAAACCTGTGCTGAATTGCCAAGAATCAAGCAACATTGGTTTCATCAAAGCAATGCCACCCTCAAGTATTTCGACAGATACAAATGGTGTAACTTTCGCCGTCGAGTTTGTACTGGTTTGTTATACGACATTAGAGGATACTGGAACATGTGCTTAA